Proteins encoded within one genomic window of Bacillus sp. 1NLA3E:
- a CDS encoding flagellar protein FlgN: MEKLVQILAEMIDAHTRLLDLAKEKRTILVDGSIDGLQSVVIQENSCVNEIQKLDQQRQQSVQEYMAQKGIMGHFFSLEEYLKSKDDGALKSALTRMAEQIRHLIQEISYLNESNQQLILTSLSYIQFSVAMFVQKEPVIGYGPNAGNHYSNLLDAKV; this comes from the coding sequence TTGGAAAAACTAGTCCAAATATTGGCGGAGATGATTGACGCCCATACCCGATTACTCGATTTAGCGAAAGAGAAGCGAACCATCCTTGTCGATGGAAGTATTGATGGACTACAAAGCGTGGTCATCCAGGAGAACTCGTGTGTAAATGAAATTCAGAAACTGGATCAGCAAAGACAACAATCGGTGCAAGAATATATGGCACAAAAGGGGATAATGGGACATTTTTTTTCGCTTGAGGAATACCTCAAATCCAAGGACGATGGTGCTCTAAAGTCCGCATTAACGAGGATGGCGGAACAGATTCGTCACTTAATTCAGGAAATTTCCTATTTAAATGAAAGCAACCAGCAATTAATTCTAACATCGCTTTCCTACATTCAATTCTCGGTCGCGATGTTTGTACAAAAAGAACCAGTAATCGGATATGGTCCGAATGCGGGCAACCATTATTCAAACCTGCTGGATGCAAAAGTATAA
- the flgM gene encoding flagellar biosynthesis anti-sigma factor FlgM, translating to MRINDTNYGFISYQKQQNRSNIANPAKKSSSSAEVTISTRGKEISQVMMKEQTQRQNRVQELKQQIADGSYHVESSKIADKMIGFWKNESI from the coding sequence ATGCGAATCAATGATACGAATTATGGTTTTATCTCCTACCAAAAACAACAGAACCGTTCAAATATAGCAAACCCAGCAAAAAAGTCATCTTCCTCTGCTGAAGTGACCATTTCAACACGCGGTAAAGAAATTTCCCAGGTGATGATGAAGGAACAGACTCAGCGACAAAATCGGGTTCAGGAATTAAAACAGCAGATAGCCGACGGAAGCTATCACGTTGAAAGCAGCAAAATTGCTGATAAAATGATCGGGTTTTGGAAGAATGAATCCATTTAG
- a CDS encoding DUF6470 family protein, with protein sequence MQIPQIQLHQTYAQIGLRTTQPVQEIHQQPADLSIEQIPAVMTIERQPALLEINQEQARYELNMKSFGRFNEDMAEAAKKNVLEAIAQIAQEGNQMAAIQNKTDAIAAIATDKALPGSADFNIAFIPSYGSVQIHYTPAEVYINWQQGGAKIESTQHKPIHNYTPGKTEVYLRQMQQLQIDFVGLNVNSKT encoded by the coding sequence TTGCAAATCCCGCAAATCCAGCTACATCAAACTTACGCTCAAATCGGACTGCGGACAACCCAGCCGGTTCAGGAGATTCATCAACAACCTGCCGATTTATCGATTGAACAGATTCCTGCTGTAATGACAATTGAACGTCAGCCCGCCCTACTTGAAATCAACCAGGAGCAGGCACGGTATGAATTGAACATGAAGAGTTTTGGTAGGTTCAATGAGGATATGGCTGAAGCTGCCAAGAAAAATGTGTTAGAAGCCATTGCTCAAATTGCACAGGAAGGCAATCAAATGGCAGCGATTCAGAATAAAACTGATGCCATTGCTGCGATTGCCACCGACAAGGCCCTCCCAGGTTCTGCAGATTTTAATATCGCCTTTATCCCAAGCTATGGTTCAGTCCAAATTCATTATACCCCGGCTGAGGTGTATATCAATTGGCAACAGGGTGGTGCTAAAATTGAATCCACTCAGCATAAGCCAATTCATAATTATACACCTGGAAAAACCGAAGTGTACCTTCGGCAAATGCAGCAATTACAAATTGATTTTGTTGGATTGAACGTGAATAGTAAGACTTGA
- the flaG gene encoding flagellar protein FlaG — MIEKVLNSNNQLTDFQVKPVEGAPKIKEESTDPQNQNPKQPEHSRKKIEKAINGMNDFLKASNTHLKFQFHDELQKYYVAIVDDQTNEVVKEIPPKKLLDMYAAMVEYIGLLVDKKV, encoded by the coding sequence ATGATTGAGAAAGTTTTAAATTCAAATAATCAACTGACAGATTTCCAAGTGAAACCAGTGGAAGGTGCACCCAAAATAAAAGAAGAATCGACTGATCCACAAAACCAAAATCCAAAGCAACCAGAGCATTCAAGGAAAAAAATAGAAAAAGCCATTAATGGCATGAATGACTTCTTAAAAGCGTCCAATACCCACTTGAAATTTCAGTTTCATGATGAATTACAAAAATATTATGTTGCGATTGTGGATGATCAAACGAATGAGGTCGTTAAAGAAATTCCGCCCAAGAAATTGCTAGATATGTATGCAGCAATGGTGGAGTATATCGGTCTTTTAGTAGATAAAAAGGTTTAA
- a CDS encoding flagellin N-terminal helical domain-containing protein gives MQINHNITAMNTLRQLNSASTAQSKSMEKLSSGLRINNAADDAAGLAISEKMRGQIRGLDMASKNAQDATSLIQTAEGALNETESILQRMRELSVQSSNDTNTDGDRKEIQKEITQLKDEVNRISTDTEFNTKKLLNGSVANNANITSDAHVLGSVSVVDSDLKADTYTVTTGAVATVGMDIKTNTTGLDATNFALNTNASIDGLKLGDYSLEFKSTGATDTFDISLKNSDGVEVGVLAGWTAGGGDATIVGTRPDGTATKFTLTDPLAGGVNEGELAFNLNATYAAGDFEITNSASGTEYSNATSLKITDNNFEAGGLAFDLSVDSVLAAAGSSVIKTTNNALSMHIGANENQEVKLDINKIDTQSLGINDIDVTSQAGAETAITAVSDAIAKVSAERSKLGAVQNRFEHTINNLGTSSESLTAAESRIRDVDMAKEMMTQTKNSILSQAAQAMLAQANQQPQGVLQLLR, from the coding sequence ATGCAAATTAACCACAATATCACAGCGATGAACACTCTTCGTCAGTTAAATTCAGCATCAACTGCACAATCCAAATCAATGGAGAAGTTATCTTCTGGTCTTCGTATCAACAACGCGGCAGATGATGCAGCAGGACTAGCAATCTCCGAAAAAATGCGTGGACAAATCCGCGGATTAGACATGGCTTCCAAAAATGCTCAAGATGCAACTTCTTTAATTCAAACTGCTGAAGGTGCATTAAATGAAACAGAAAGCATTCTTCAACGTATGCGTGAATTATCGGTTCAATCTTCCAATGATACAAACACTGATGGTGACCGTAAAGAAATCCAAAAAGAAATTACTCAATTGAAAGATGAAGTAAACCGTATTTCAACTGATACTGAGTTTAACACTAAGAAATTATTAAATGGTAGCGTGGCTAACAATGCAAACATTACTTCTGATGCTCATGTTTTAGGAAGTGTAAGTGTTGTTGATTCTGATTTAAAAGCTGACACATATACAGTCACTACTGGTGCTGTAGCTACGGTAGGAATGGATATTAAAACAAACACTACTGGACTAGATGCTACAAATTTTGCTCTAAATACTAATGCAAGTATTGATGGATTAAAATTAGGCGATTATTCATTGGAATTTAAGTCTACTGGAGCAACTGATACATTCGATATTTCTTTGAAAAATAGCGATGGTGTTGAAGTAGGGGTCTTAGCAGGATGGACAGCAGGCGGCGGTGACGCAACTATTGTTGGTACACGTCCCGATGGTACTGCAACAAAGTTTACATTGACAGATCCTCTTGCTGGTGGGGTTAATGAAGGGGAATTAGCCTTTAATTTAAATGCTACCTATGCAGCTGGAGACTTTGAAATTACAAACTCTGCTAGTGGAACTGAATATTCTAATGCAACTAGCTTGAAAATAACTGATAATAACTTTGAAGCAGGTGGACTTGCGTTTGATTTATCTGTTGATTCTGTTTTAGCAGCAGCGGGATCCTCGGTAATTAAGACTACAAATAATGCATTGTCAATGCATATCGGTGCTAATGAAAACCAGGAAGTGAAACTGGATATCAATAAAATAGATACACAAAGTCTTGGTATCAATGATATTGATGTTACTTCACAAGCAGGTGCTGAAACCGCAATTACTGCTGTAAGTGACGCTATTGCAAAAGTTTCAGCTGAGCGTTCAAAACTTGGTGCCGTCCAAAACCGATTCGAACACACAATCAATAACCTAGGTACATCATCCGAAAGCTTAACAGCTGCGGAATCTCGTATCCGTGACGTAGACATGGCGAAAGAAATGATGACTCAAACTAAGAATTCTATTCTTTCACAAGCAGCACAAGCTATGTTGGCTCAAGCCAACCAACAACCGCAAGGAGTTCTACAACTTCTTCGTTAA
- the fliD gene encoding flagellar filament capping protein FliD, whose protein sequence is MVSSVTNYNRISGLASGIDTDTLVAQMVKAQSSQLNKLQQAKILNSWKTDAYREINTKLDDFRKSVEGLRLQSTFIKQTITSSQPDKIGVSISGKPTAASYTISSASLATPAQGASVNITVPGRTTKADAAFSFNLTGTGTELIDIAKDDTADQIISKINEKSSTTGIKASFFDGSSSIILTTIATGDSADIKIDSVTTNNLGIVDGSIKSAPNFGAYSVGKNALPGSVTINGLTLSISSNSFVYDDMKIDLKSKIDATDPSVSIQTANDTQAVFDSIKTFVDKYNQLIDDLNKKVSEKKYRDFPPLLDDQKKDMKDNDIKLWDDKAKSGVLKNDSTISGFLIQLRNSLTEATGGITSSPKTLTDIGITPSKSYLDHGKLELDETKLKSVLDNNLEGVKSLFTKTSNLGKSSDSTVTSIAKHNDSGIGWRIYDRINSTIADLASTAGSPNSYVDTSSLMAKQLKTINTNLNKEQDRIAQYENNLYKKFSAMETAMSKLNSQSSWLSQQLGLG, encoded by the coding sequence ATGGTTAGTTCTGTTACTAATTATAATCGAATTTCTGGATTAGCTTCCGGCATAGATACGGATACCTTGGTAGCACAAATGGTAAAAGCGCAAAGCAGCCAGCTTAATAAGTTGCAGCAGGCAAAAATTCTTAACTCGTGGAAGACGGATGCCTATCGGGAAATCAATACAAAGCTTGACGATTTCCGCAAATCAGTTGAAGGGCTTCGTTTGCAATCAACGTTCATTAAGCAAACCATAACATCATCTCAGCCGGATAAAATAGGTGTAAGTATTTCTGGGAAACCTACTGCAGCTTCTTATACGATTTCATCTGCTAGTCTTGCAACACCAGCTCAAGGTGCATCCGTGAATATTACTGTCCCTGGAAGAACGACTAAAGCAGATGCAGCCTTTTCATTTAATCTTACCGGCACAGGAACGGAACTTATTGATATTGCAAAAGATGATACAGCTGATCAGATCATTTCCAAGATTAATGAAAAAAGCTCTACCACTGGAATCAAGGCAAGCTTTTTTGATGGAAGTAGTTCCATCATTTTAACCACTATAGCAACAGGTGATTCTGCCGATATAAAAATCGATAGTGTGACGACTAATAATTTAGGAATTGTTGACGGCTCCATAAAATCCGCCCCGAATTTTGGAGCGTATAGTGTAGGTAAGAATGCATTGCCAGGGAGTGTTACCATTAATGGTCTAACCTTAAGCATCAGCAGTAATAGTTTTGTCTATGATGATATGAAGATTGATTTGAAGTCGAAAATTGATGCAACTGATCCATCAGTGTCGATTCAAACAGCAAATGATACCCAAGCTGTATTTGACTCAATCAAAACATTTGTAGATAAATATAACCAACTTATCGATGATCTTAATAAAAAAGTATCAGAAAAGAAATATCGGGACTTCCCACCTCTATTAGATGATCAAAAAAAGGACATGAAGGACAATGATATCAAGCTGTGGGATGATAAAGCAAAAAGTGGCGTATTAAAAAACGATTCTACCATTTCAGGATTCTTGATCCAGCTACGAAATAGCTTAACCGAAGCAACAGGCGGAATTACGAGTAGCCCTAAAACCCTTACTGATATCGGCATAACGCCAAGTAAATCTTATCTGGATCATGGCAAATTAGAACTTGATGAGACGAAATTAAAAAGTGTTTTAGACAACAATTTAGAAGGGGTAAAAAGTCTATTTACAAAAACAAGTAACTTAGGAAAATCCAGTGATTCAACGGTAACCAGCATAGCCAAGCATAATGACAGTGGTATTGGTTGGAGAATCTATGATCGAATTAACAGCACGATAGCTGATTTAGCGTCGACAGCTGGCTCGCCAAACTCCTATGTTGATACAAGCAGTCTAATGGCAAAACAGCTTAAAACAATCAATACTAATCTTAATAAAGAGCAGGACCGAATTGCACAGTATGAAAATAATCTCTATAAAAAGTTTTCTGCTATGGAGACGGCGATGTCCAAATTAAATTCGCAAAGCTCATGGTTATCACAGCAGCTAGGGCTGGGATAA
- a CDS encoding flagellar hook-basal body protein, giving the protein MNTSLYISSGALQAFQQKIDTSANNIANVDTNGFKRKDQSFSEILASQVNNLGTANQETGRLTPKGIRVSYGTRLGLTQLDMKQGQALQTGNPFDLMINGKGFFQVSYPSADGNGEVHYTRDGNFHLSPNSANPGNFNLVNANGGFLLDQNGTPIELNGQDDVSIDATGQIQIKNGQGVSYVSPQRVATVDIQNPNVLKSVGGNEFAIDTTLLGNGTNVGNFITVMAPGDAQISSGYIEGSNVDLTKEMTDLITTQRGFQMNARAVSYADQMVGIANNILK; this is encoded by the coding sequence TTGAACACGTCACTATACATTTCTTCAGGCGCACTGCAGGCGTTTCAGCAAAAAATTGATACTTCCGCTAACAATATAGCCAACGTTGACACGAATGGTTTTAAACGGAAGGACCAAAGCTTTTCGGAAATTTTAGCTTCTCAAGTCAACAATCTGGGCACTGCAAACCAGGAAACCGGGCGGCTTACCCCTAAAGGCATTCGGGTTAGTTACGGGACGCGTTTGGGCCTTACACAGCTGGATATGAAGCAGGGGCAGGCTTTGCAAACTGGGAACCCCTTTGACTTAATGATTAATGGAAAGGGATTTTTTCAAGTGAGCTATCCATCAGCAGATGGGAACGGTGAGGTTCATTATACAAGAGATGGTAATTTTCACTTGAGTCCAAATTCGGCTAATCCGGGAAACTTTAATTTAGTCAATGCTAACGGAGGTTTTCTGCTCGACCAAAATGGCACGCCGATTGAACTGAATGGTCAGGATGATGTTAGTATTGATGCAACAGGTCAAATTCAAATTAAAAATGGGCAGGGTGTGTCATATGTTTCGCCACAAAGGGTGGCCACGGTTGACATTCAAAATCCAAATGTATTAAAAAGTGTTGGAGGCAATGAATTTGCAATTGACACCACCTTATTGGGGAATGGAACAAATGTCGGAAACTTTATAACTGTTATGGCCCCAGGAGATGCTCAGATTTCCTCTGGGTATATAGAAGGCTCCAACGTCGATTTGACAAAAGAAATGACCGATTTGATCACAACACAGCGGGGCTTTCAAATGAATGCAAGGGCGGTTTCCTATGCTGATCAAATGGTGGGGATTGCTAATAATATATTAAAATAG
- a CDS encoding flagellar hook-basal body protein — protein MIRGLYTATSGMLSLERKQEALANNLSNAQTVGYKKDDTALRAFPKLFIDRISKMNGSGTAAAAGTAQVSGQSVPIGVLTTGVLAQERIPSFTQGPLVQTDQPLDIAINDQNIPAQLVNGRQVKPTAMFAVQLPDGTVGYTRNGKFDLDANGNLVTSEGYRVLGANHQPVQITTSIQKGDLYINQNGQIIAYPDDPARTQFAGEIGIAIVQNPMDLRRRGANVYQADTPAPFIQDPGNTNPGVTLNQGSIEQSNVDTGQTISDMMMTVRGYESNQKVISAYDSSLQQLYSVGKING, from the coding sequence ATGATAAGAGGGTTATATACTGCAACTTCAGGAATGTTATCTCTGGAGCGGAAGCAGGAAGCATTAGCCAATAACCTGTCAAATGCTCAAACTGTGGGATATAAGAAAGATGATACGGCGTTGCGAGCATTTCCAAAGTTATTTATAGATCGAATCAGCAAAATGAATGGAAGTGGAACTGCAGCCGCTGCAGGCACTGCCCAAGTATCTGGACAGTCCGTCCCAATTGGTGTGCTCACTACCGGTGTACTTGCCCAGGAACGTATTCCTAGCTTTACTCAAGGACCCCTTGTTCAAACGGATCAGCCTCTTGACATCGCGATCAATGACCAGAATATTCCTGCCCAGCTTGTCAATGGCCGGCAGGTGAAGCCGACGGCAATGTTTGCTGTCCAGCTCCCGGATGGAACAGTTGGATACACCCGGAACGGGAAATTTGATTTAGACGCAAATGGCAATTTGGTTACTTCTGAAGGCTATCGGGTGCTGGGTGCCAACCATCAGCCAGTGCAAATAACGACTAGTATTCAAAAAGGGGATTTGTACATAAATCAGAATGGCCAGATTATTGCGTATCCTGATGACCCTGCAAGAACCCAATTTGCTGGCGAGATTGGGATAGCCATAGTGCAAAATCCAATGGATCTTCGCCGACGGGGTGCAAATGTCTACCAAGCGGATACCCCAGCACCGTTTATCCAAGACCCAGGGAATACCAATCCCGGTGTAACCCTTAATCAGGGATCTATTGAACAGTCAAATGTAGACACGGGACAAACAATTTCAGATATGATGATGACCGTTCGCGGATATGAGTCAAACCAAAAAGTAATCAGTGCCTATGATTCCTCATTGCAACAACTGTATTCGGTGGGAAAGATTAACGGGTAA
- a CDS encoding DUF6115 domain-containing protein — MQLLIIILLVLNFIGVLFLIIRSFFKTKNDSQLVLSQKILENQGQLNRQLMEVKSKLEHYYESIQLEPQQWRAEKPFFEAPPQVETKPKKEQKLLLNDRYKEIFELNVQGLTADEIAKKLDRGYGEVSLILGLAAQEKA, encoded by the coding sequence GTGCAACTTCTGATCATCATACTGTTAGTCCTCAATTTCATTGGAGTTCTTTTCTTGATTATTCGCAGTTTTTTTAAGACGAAAAATGACTCCCAGCTGGTACTAAGTCAAAAAATATTGGAAAATCAAGGGCAGCTGAATCGGCAATTGATGGAAGTGAAATCAAAGCTGGAGCATTATTATGAATCTATTCAACTGGAGCCTCAACAATGGAGGGCGGAGAAGCCATTTTTTGAAGCCCCGCCTCAAGTCGAAACAAAGCCAAAAAAAGAACAGAAATTATTGTTAAATGACCGTTATAAAGAGATTTTTGAATTAAATGTACAAGGTTTAACGGCAGATGAGATTGCAAAGAAACTTGATAGAGGCTACGGTGAAGTTTCGCTCATTCTTGGGCTTGCTGCTCAAGAAAAAGCATAA
- a CDS encoding YaaR family protein has translation MRVQDPLRVNIGEPRPASSERSAANTAAFQKIINSYSKDLTEEHLQKMLLELDQQGKQLNENPTFAELRKYKDLVKKFMGEVTKNGVGMYQTESWDPYGGNKTLKTVQVLDRKLIELTDHVLNQQNSSLSILERIGEIKGLLINLYT, from the coding sequence ATGAGAGTACAAGACCCACTTAGGGTAAATATAGGTGAACCCCGACCCGCATCATCTGAGCGGTCTGCTGCAAATACAGCAGCTTTTCAAAAGATTATTAACTCCTATTCGAAGGACCTCACCGAGGAGCACCTCCAAAAGATGCTTCTGGAATTAGATCAACAAGGAAAACAGTTAAACGAAAATCCGACATTTGCAGAACTGCGCAAGTATAAGGATTTGGTTAAGAAGTTTATGGGTGAGGTAACAAAAAACGGGGTAGGTATGTACCAGACTGAAAGCTGGGACCCGTATGGAGGAAATAAAACGCTGAAAACGGTCCAAGTACTCGACCGCAAATTAATTGAATTAACAGATCACGTTTTAAATCAACAGAATTCGAGTTTATCCATCCTGGAACGAATCGGAGAGATTAAAGGCTTATTGATCAATCTTTATACGTGA
- a CDS encoding methyl-accepting chemotaxis protein — MENIIVSIFAVLLSIVISSLITKMIKGAVHKVEDNVNTTTKSVDGIKDSIDKTKTSAQELDTSMKKANDSVSELVASIQQVAGNTNETAAGVEEISAAVEQMSASINLVAESAMHLDASTVETNSAIQEMMVSIEQVAGNAGNVGASVEEISAAIEEMSKSIKGVNENAVGLTISAEDTSKAVEEMVFSINQVAGSVQTVNHLSNDVKKDAFEGTNSLNETLNGMKEISHVIDQASDVIEGLGKSSEEIGSIIEVIDEIAEQTNLLSLNAAIEAARAGEHGKGFAVVADEVRKLAERSAKATKEIAGLIKGIQNETAVAVTSIKDGANKVKIGNQLAEKTNQAIKKISEGIAQVTEEMNQIANATEEQTKNSKILASGVEKVTKQSSEMNHSTKEQSITAEEIVKGILDIKDQVQQISVATNEEAKTGRSMVTSIEKVSSQSSSVTNATKEQALTAEEIVRNINNMKEMVQQMNIATSEQVNYGHEIAAEVRNVNNQTGELFSTIETQTNEVEEVVQAITDVKTQVQKLA, encoded by the coding sequence ATGGAAAATATCATTGTTTCCATCTTTGCTGTTCTTTTAAGTATTGTCATCTCATCCCTAATTACGAAAATGATTAAGGGTGCTGTACATAAGGTGGAAGACAATGTCAATACCACCACAAAATCAGTCGATGGGATTAAAGATTCAATCGATAAAACGAAAACTAGTGCTCAAGAATTAGATACTTCTATGAAAAAAGCGAATGATTCGGTCAGTGAACTTGTCGCTTCAATACAGCAGGTGGCAGGAAACACCAATGAAACAGCAGCAGGAGTGGAGGAAATTTCTGCAGCGGTGGAACAAATGAGTGCATCCATTAATTTAGTAGCTGAAAGTGCCATGCATTTAGATGCATCTACAGTAGAAACTAATTCTGCAATTCAGGAAATGATGGTTTCAATTGAACAAGTAGCGGGAAATGCTGGTAATGTAGGTGCTAGTGTGGAAGAAATCTCTGCTGCCATTGAAGAAATGAGCAAATCAATTAAAGGCGTTAACGAAAATGCAGTAGGCCTAACCATTTCGGCTGAAGATACATCCAAGGCAGTTGAGGAAATGGTCTTCTCAATTAATCAGGTAGCGGGTAGTGTGCAAACCGTTAACCATCTTAGCAATGATGTTAAGAAGGATGCGTTTGAAGGAACCAATTCACTGAATGAAACACTGAATGGCATGAAAGAAATTTCTCATGTGATTGACCAAGCAAGTGATGTCATTGAAGGATTGGGAAAAAGCTCAGAAGAAATTGGGAGCATTATCGAAGTGATTGATGAAATCGCAGAACAAACCAATCTATTATCACTCAATGCGGCAATTGAGGCAGCGCGCGCTGGAGAGCACGGAAAAGGATTTGCAGTCGTTGCTGACGAAGTGCGCAAACTGGCTGAACGTTCAGCAAAAGCAACAAAAGAAATTGCTGGCCTCATTAAAGGTATTCAAAATGAAACAGCTGTTGCAGTGACTTCCATTAAAGACGGTGCCAATAAAGTGAAAATTGGCAATCAATTGGCAGAGAAAACCAATCAGGCAATCAAGAAAATCTCGGAAGGAATTGCTCAAGTAACTGAGGAAATGAATCAGATTGCTAATGCAACGGAAGAACAAACGAAAAACAGCAAAATACTTGCTAGTGGTGTAGAGAAAGTAACAAAACAATCATCTGAAATGAATCATTCTACGAAAGAACAATCGATCACCGCAGAAGAAATTGTTAAAGGGATCTTGGACATAAAAGATCAAGTTCAACAAATCTCTGTTGCTACGAATGAGGAAGCGAAGACAGGACGATCTATGGTTACATCCATTGAAAAAGTAAGCAGTCAATCGAGCTCTGTTACGAATGCAACGAAAGAACAGGCACTTACAGCTGAGGAGATTGTTCGTAATATTAATAATATGAAAGAAATGGTTCAACAAATGAATATCGCCACAAGCGAACAAGTGAACTACGGGCATGAAATAGCCGCAGAGGTTAGAAATGTTAACAATCAAACAGGAGAACTATTCTCCACGATTGAAACTCAAACCAACGAAGTGGAAGAAGTGGTCCAAGCGATTACTGATGTAAAAACGCAGGTTCAAAAACTAGCATAA
- a CDS encoding chemotaxis protein CheW: MDQTELQEFKGLIFKVGQEEYGVNINQVVSIERMEPIIIYPNRPAHVLGVTTIRNVVMPVVDIRSALTGETLNPTDVTRIIVVQVFGKEIGLVVDSAKDVLDIAADTIQHPNFLENKNISYLMGISKLADRLIILLDIEKLLENTTNLDELKEIKDAL, from the coding sequence ATGGACCAGACTGAATTACAGGAATTTAAAGGACTAATTTTTAAAGTTGGACAGGAAGAGTATGGGGTAAACATCAATCAAGTCGTCTCTATTGAACGAATGGAGCCCATTATAATTTATCCAAATAGGCCCGCCCATGTATTAGGAGTGACGACGATTCGAAATGTCGTAATGCCGGTTGTAGACATTCGATCTGCTTTAACGGGGGAAACGCTAAATCCGACAGATGTGACCAGAATCATCGTCGTCCAAGTGTTTGGGAAAGAAATTGGCCTTGTGGTTGATTCCGCGAAGGACGTGTTGGATATTGCAGCAGATACTATTCAACATCCGAACTTTTTAGAAAACAAAAATATTTCCTATTTAATGGGGATATCGAAACTAGCAGACAGGCTAATCATTCTCTTAGACATCGAGAAACTCCTCGAAAATACGACGAATCTTGATGAATTAAAAGAAATAAAAGATGCGCTATAG
- a CDS encoding chemotaxis protein CheW: MENLEIVAFKIGEEEYGVEINCVQSIERIQPITRVPNAPAYVKGVINLRGNVTPIIDLRTKLALEQVDYTSNTRIIITKYEEIVLGLIVDQTSEVVDVPPEAIEIPSSSGFDSEYFAGIAKIDGRLIILLKLAELMKTAECVFGHS, translated from the coding sequence ATGGAAAATTTAGAAATCGTCGCCTTTAAAATAGGAGAAGAAGAGTATGGGGTAGAGATTAATTGTGTACAATCGATCGAACGAATTCAGCCCATTACTAGAGTTCCCAATGCACCGGCATATGTTAAAGGAGTTATTAACCTACGCGGAAATGTCACTCCAATCATTGATTTACGAACGAAGTTAGCCCTTGAACAGGTGGATTACACCTCAAACACGCGGATTATCATCACCAAATATGAGGAGATTGTATTGGGGTTAATTGTTGATCAAACGAGCGAAGTGGTTGATGTACCACCAGAAGCAATTGAAATTCCATCTTCAAGTGGTTTTGATTCTGAATATTTTGCTGGAATCGCTAAAATCGATGGGCGTTTGATTATCCTACTAAAACTAGCCGAGTTAATGAAAACCGCAGAATGTGTTTTCGGACATAGTTAA